From the genome of Pseudomonas yamanorum, one region includes:
- a CDS encoding methyl-accepting chemotaxis protein, which produces MFRPLTRLLGNISISLKLALGFGLVLSLSLIIASTGWQALSASLERSQKLTTLSQLAIVGEELRADRIVYRTLNDPASLSKIELHMDKIDQFLVDLSPRFTDPVNQQQLQESRRFVTSFKTALGGLEGLIKQRENAREQLKRSSIQSSDSLSELSSNLPDQDDEKALDAVEQLRQAMEQAEDRAQSPAWAAASLDAYANGVSEALLALDGAQAAVGALPVDASALKNALLDFRTHLTRLKDAQLSTETTQNQLEQWLDQLLTESDLLSQDQTAKRDKEASLARTLLLNVTAAALLLGVVAAWLIAVQIVAPLRQALHVANRIAEGDLSHDIQTSRQDELGQLQRSIGLMTLNLRGLISGIGHSAQQIASAAEQLSAVTEQTRAGVDGQKQETEQVATAMNEMLATSQEVARHAEQASLAATEADQQAGQGDQVVAEAITHIEHLAQEMARSSQAMQGLQQESRKIGSVLEVIKSVSEQTNLLALNAAIEAARAGEAGRGFAVVADEVRSLAQRTQQSAEEIEELISGLHRGTQQVANIMDNSRSLTDNSVQLTRRAGEALAGITRTVSVIQEMNPQIAAAAEEQTAVAEEINRSVLKVKDVSEQTWAASQETAAASVELARLGADLQVWVGKFKV; this is translated from the coding sequence ATGTTTCGTCCACTGACCCGCCTGCTTGGAAACATCAGCATCAGCCTCAAACTTGCCCTGGGCTTTGGCCTGGTGCTCAGCCTCAGCCTGATCATCGCGTCTACCGGCTGGCAAGCCTTGAGCGCATCCCTCGAGCGCTCACAAAAACTCACCACCCTCTCGCAATTGGCCATCGTCGGCGAAGAGTTGCGCGCTGATCGCATCGTCTATCGCACCCTTAACGACCCGGCCAGCCTGTCCAAAATAGAGCTGCACATGGACAAGATCGACCAGTTCCTGGTGGATCTTTCCCCGCGATTTACCGACCCGGTCAACCAACAACAACTGCAGGAGAGCCGTCGCTTTGTCACCAGCTTCAAGACTGCATTAGGCGGCCTGGAGGGGCTGATCAAACAACGCGAGAACGCCCGCGAACAGCTCAAGCGCAGTTCAATCCAGAGCAGCGACAGCCTCTCAGAACTGTCCAGCAACCTGCCCGATCAAGACGATGAAAAGGCCCTCGACGCCGTTGAACAATTGCGCCAGGCCATGGAACAAGCCGAAGACCGCGCCCAAAGCCCCGCGTGGGCCGCTGCGTCATTGGACGCCTATGCCAACGGCGTGAGTGAAGCGCTACTGGCCCTGGATGGCGCCCAGGCGGCGGTAGGCGCGCTACCGGTTGATGCCAGCGCCCTGAAAAACGCCCTGCTCGACTTTCGGACTCATCTGACACGCCTCAAGGATGCCCAACTCAGCACCGAAACCACCCAGAACCAGCTTGAGCAGTGGCTGGATCAGTTGCTCACAGAAAGCGACCTGCTGAGCCAGGACCAGACCGCCAAGCGTGACAAGGAAGCCAGCCTCGCCCGCACCCTGCTGCTCAACGTCACCGCGGCGGCGTTGTTGCTCGGCGTCGTGGCCGCCTGGTTGATCGCCGTCCAGATCGTCGCGCCGCTGCGCCAGGCCCTGCATGTGGCCAACCGGATTGCCGAAGGTGACCTGAGCCACGACATCCAGACCTCGCGCCAGGACGAACTGGGGCAGTTGCAGCGCAGCATCGGGCTAATGACCCTCAACCTGCGGGGCTTGATCAGCGGCATCGGCCACAGCGCCCAACAGATCGCGAGTGCCGCCGAACAACTGTCTGCCGTCACCGAACAGACCCGCGCCGGGGTCGACGGCCAGAAACAGGAAACCGAACAGGTGGCCACCGCCATGAATGAGATGCTCGCCACCTCCCAGGAAGTTGCGCGCCATGCCGAGCAAGCTTCGCTTGCCGCTACCGAGGCCGATCAGCAGGCGGGCCAGGGCGATCAGGTGGTGGCTGAGGCGATCACCCACATCGAGCACCTGGCTCAGGAGATGGCGCGTTCAAGCCAGGCCATGCAAGGCTTGCAACAGGAAAGCCGGAAGATCGGCAGCGTGCTGGAGGTGATCAAGTCGGTGTCGGAGCAGACCAATTTGCTGGCCCTCAACGCCGCGATCGAAGCGGCCCGCGCCGGCGAGGCTGGCAGAGGCTTTGCCGTGGTCGCCGATGAAGTGCGCAGCCTGGCGCAACGCACCCAACAGTCGGCCGAGGAAATCGAGGAGCTGATCAGCGGCCTGCACCGGGGTACGCAGCAGGTCGCGAACATCATGGACAACAGTCGCAGCCTCACCGACAACAGCGTGCAACTGACCCGGCGCGCAGGAGAAGCCCTGGCGGGTATCACCCGTACCGTGTCAGTGATTCAGGAGATGAACCCGCAAATTGCCGCTGCCGCCGAGGAGCAAACGGCGGTCGCCGAGGAGATCAACCGCAGCGTGTTGAAGGTCAAGGATGTATCGGAACAGACCTGGGCCGCGAGCCAGGAGACTGCGGCGGCCAGTGTCGAACTGGCGCGCCTGGGGGCGGATTTGCAGGTGTGGGTGGGCAAGTTCAAGGTCTAG
- a CDS encoding amino acid ABC transporter ATP-binding protein: MIEVRDLVKVFDTRGHVVRAVDNVTTQVAKGEVLVVIGPSGSGKSTFLRCLNGLEEFDSGSVSIDGLQLADPKTDVNAYRREVGMVFQHFNLFPHMTVLENLCLAQKVVRKRGKKEREAKALALLEKVGIAQKAHEFPSRLSGGQQQRVAIARALAMEPKVMLFDEPTSALDPEMVGEVLDVMKTLALEGMTMVCVTHEMGFAREVADRVLFFDHGKLLEDAAPAQFFDAPKDPRAQAFLHQVL; encoded by the coding sequence GTGATTGAAGTCCGCGATCTGGTAAAAGTCTTCGACACCCGTGGCCACGTCGTGCGCGCGGTGGACAACGTGACCACCCAAGTGGCCAAGGGTGAAGTACTGGTGGTGATCGGCCCGTCCGGTTCCGGCAAGTCGACGTTCCTGCGTTGCCTTAACGGCCTGGAGGAATTCGATTCCGGCTCGGTAAGCATCGACGGCCTGCAACTGGCAGACCCGAAGACCGACGTGAACGCCTACCGCCGCGAAGTCGGCATGGTGTTCCAGCACTTCAACCTGTTCCCTCACATGACCGTGCTGGAAAACCTCTGCCTGGCGCAAAAAGTCGTGCGCAAGCGCGGCAAAAAGGAGCGCGAGGCCAAGGCCCTGGCCCTCCTGGAAAAAGTCGGCATTGCTCAGAAAGCCCACGAGTTCCCGTCGCGACTTTCTGGCGGCCAGCAGCAACGCGTGGCGATTGCCCGCGCGCTGGCGATGGAGCCCAAGGTGATGCTGTTTGACGAGCCCACCTCGGCCCTGGACCCGGAAATGGTTGGCGAGGTGCTGGACGTGATGAAGACTCTGGCTCTGGAAGGCATGACCATGGTTTGCGTCACCCATGAAATGGGCTTCGCCCGGGAAGTGGCCGATCGAGTGCTGTTCTTCGATCACGGCAAATTGCTGGAGGACGCCGCCCCGGCGCAATTCTTCGATGCGCCGAAGGACCCCCGGGCTCAAGCCTTTCTGCATCAGGTTCTCTGA
- a CDS encoding amino acid ABC transporter permease, producing MKQKKAQWPWHLLTVLVLVGLAGALYYATSLMSYEWRWNRVPQYFVYQAEESQRASDISTVSELVRKGDVAEVTLRNGEGNEQHLTVAENSLQVAKDDDVAEGDVIGVTRHWAAGPLLWGLWTTLWLSVVSGVLGLLIGLATGLCRLSNNPTLRDLSTIYVELVRGTPLLVQIFIFYFFIGTVLNLSREFAGIAALSLFTGAYVAEIIRAGVQSIARGQNEAARSLGLSAGQSMRHVVLPQAFKRVLPPLAGQFISLVKDTSLVSVIAITELLKSGREVITTSFSPFEILFCVAGLYLLINLPLSKIASRLERRLAQSD from the coding sequence ATGAAACAGAAAAAAGCCCAATGGCCCTGGCACCTGCTGACGGTGCTGGTGCTGGTCGGCCTGGCCGGCGCGCTGTATTACGCCACCTCGCTGATGTCCTACGAATGGCGCTGGAACCGCGTGCCGCAGTACTTCGTGTACCAGGCTGAAGAGTCCCAGCGGGCGTCGGACATTTCCACCGTCAGCGAGCTGGTGCGCAAGGGCGATGTGGCTGAAGTCACCCTGCGTAATGGCGAGGGCAACGAACAGCACCTGACCGTGGCGGAGAACAGCCTGCAAGTGGCCAAGGACGATGACGTGGCCGAGGGCGATGTGATCGGTGTGACCCGGCATTGGGCTGCAGGCCCGTTGTTGTGGGGCTTGTGGACCACGCTGTGGTTGTCGGTGGTGTCTGGGGTGCTGGGGCTGTTGATTGGCCTGGCGACCGGATTGTGTCGCCTGTCGAACAACCCGACTTTGCGCGATCTGTCGACGATCTACGTCGAACTGGTGCGCGGCACGCCGCTGTTGGTGCAGATCTTCATTTTCTATTTCTTTATCGGCACGGTGCTCAACCTGTCCCGGGAGTTCGCCGGGATCGCCGCGCTGTCGTTGTTTACCGGCGCCTATGTGGCGGAAATCATCCGCGCCGGCGTGCAGTCGATTGCCCGTGGCCAGAATGAAGCGGCCCGCTCCCTGGGGCTCAGTGCTGGCCAATCGATGCGCCATGTGGTGTTGCCGCAAGCCTTCAAGCGCGTGCTGCCACCCCTGGCCGGGCAATTTATCAGCCTGGTGAAGGACACGTCCCTGGTGTCGGTGATTGCGATTACCGAACTGCTCAAAAGCGGTCGCGAGGTCATTACTACCTCGTTCTCGCCGTTTGAAATCCTGTTCTGCGTCGCAGGCCTGTACCTGCTGATCAACCTGCCGCTGTCGAAAATCGCCAGCCGGCTTGAGCGGAGGCTCGCGCAAAGTGATTGA
- a CDS encoding transporter substrate-binding domain-containing protein, with the protein MKKYLSMLLLGVTALVAVNAAHAGAIDDAVKRGTLKVGMDPTYMPFQMTNKRGEIIGFEVDILKAMAKSMGVKFEPISTGYDGIIPALLTDKFDMIGSGMTLTQERNLRLNFSEPFIVVGQTLLIRKELEGTIKSYKDLNDEKYRLTSKLGTTGEMVAKKLISKAKYHGYDNEQEAVLDVVNGKADAFVYDAPYNVVAVNKVGAGKLVFLDQPFTFEPLAFGLKKGDYDSINFINNFLHQIRNDGTYDRIHDKWFKSSEWLKDME; encoded by the coding sequence ATGAAAAAGTATCTTTCGATGCTGCTGCTAGGCGTCACCGCACTGGTGGCGGTCAATGCGGCCCACGCCGGCGCCATCGATGATGCGGTCAAGCGCGGCACGCTGAAAGTAGGCATGGACCCGACCTACATGCCGTTCCAGATGACCAACAAGCGCGGTGAAATCATCGGCTTTGAAGTCGACATCCTCAAGGCCATGGCCAAGTCCATGGGCGTGAAGTTCGAGCCGATTTCCACTGGCTACGACGGCATCATCCCGGCCCTGCTGACCGACAAGTTCGACATGATCGGCAGCGGCATGACCCTGACCCAGGAACGCAACCTGCGCCTGAACTTCAGCGAACCGTTCATCGTGGTCGGCCAGACCCTGCTGATCCGCAAGGAGCTGGAAGGCACCATCAAGTCCTACAAAGACCTGAACGACGAGAAATACCGCCTGACCTCCAAGCTCGGCACCACCGGCGAGATGGTCGCCAAGAAGCTGATCTCCAAAGCCAAGTACCACGGCTATGACAACGAGCAGGAAGCTGTGCTCGACGTGGTCAATGGCAAGGCTGACGCCTTCGTCTATGACGCCCCTTACAACGTAGTGGCCGTGAACAAGGTCGGCGCCGGCAAGCTGGTGTTCCTCGACCAGCCGTTCACCTTTGAACCCCTGGCGTTTGGCCTGAAGAAGGGCGACTACGACAGCATCAACTTCATCAACAACTTCCTGCACCAGATCCGCAACGACGGCACCTACGATCGCATCCATGACAAGTGGTTCAAGAGCTCCGAGTGGCTCAAGGACATGGAATAA
- a CDS encoding transporter substrate-binding domain-containing protein — protein MIKRYLSMLLLGIVTLSHGYLAHAGAIDEAVRRGVLKVGTNPAYVPFEMTDKKGRIVGFEVDLLREMSRALGVKLELVSVPYTELIPGLLASRFDLIGSGMTVTQERNLTLNFSDSFIIVGQTVLLNPRLADKVQSIEDLNEAGYRIVAADGTTGEAAAKRFLGTARLRSFPTPEEGVRQVVEGKADAFVHDAPYNLIAIAKPQNSALLVLEQPFTYEPLAFGVKKGDYDSLNWINHFLNQVAQDGTYDRLHDKWFKDSDWMAEVDW, from the coding sequence ATGATCAAAAGGTATTTGTCGATGCTGCTGCTCGGCATCGTCACGCTTTCCCACGGTTACCTGGCGCACGCCGGCGCCATAGACGAGGCCGTCCGGCGGGGCGTACTGAAAGTCGGTACCAATCCGGCCTACGTGCCCTTTGAGATGACCGACAAGAAAGGCCGTATCGTCGGGTTTGAAGTAGATCTGCTGCGGGAGATGAGCAGGGCGCTGGGGGTCAAGCTGGAGCTGGTTTCGGTGCCGTATACCGAGCTGATTCCTGGCCTGCTGGCCAGCCGGTTCGACCTGATCGGCAGCGGCATGACCGTGACGCAGGAGCGCAACCTGACCCTCAACTTCAGCGATTCGTTCATCATCGTCGGCCAGACCGTGCTGCTGAACCCACGGTTGGCCGACAAGGTCCAGAGCATCGAAGACTTGAACGAAGCCGGTTACCGGATCGTGGCCGCTGACGGAACCACGGGCGAGGCGGCGGCGAAAAGGTTTCTCGGCACCGCGCGGCTGCGCAGTTTTCCAACCCCTGAAGAAGGCGTGCGCCAGGTGGTGGAGGGCAAGGCCGACGCCTTCGTCCACGATGCGCCCTATAACCTGATCGCCATCGCCAAACCCCAGAACAGTGCGTTGCTGGTATTGGAGCAACCTTTCACCTACGAGCCTTTGGCGTTCGGCGTGAAAAAAGGCGATTACGACAGCCTCAACTGGATCAATCACTTCCTCAATCAGGTGGCCCAGGACGGCACCTACGATCGGCTGCATGACAAGTGGTTCAAGGACTCGGACTGGATGGCAGAGGTGGACTGGTAG